The Candidatus Dependentiae bacterium genomic interval AAAAACTTAAAGAAGAGTGTAAGAGATTGCGTAAAGAAGCGGATAGGTTGACGGTGCTCTTAGCTCAGGAAACCAAAAATAAATCAGTTTCAGATGAAGAGATGGGCAAATTAAAACTTTGTGATCTTGAAAAAGCTGAGCTTATGAAAAAAGTTGTTCATGCAGAAGCTGAGCGTGAGCGTTTACTTACTATGTTGATGCAGGCTGTTGAGCAGTTACGAGCATTGATGAATCGTGTAAAACAAGGCGAAACGCTAACGGTTAAAGCGGTTATGGCAGCAGCACCACTTGCGACAACTCCTGTGGGAGTAATTCCTGGAGTTGTAACTCCTGTAGAACCTGCAGTACCAAAGCCAGCTGCGAAAAAGACTCCAGTGAAAAAGAAAAAAGCTTCAAAGAAAAAAGCCAAGAAAGCGAAAAAATCTGCCAAGAAGAAAACAAAGACGGCATCAAAAAAGACTTTAAATAAAAAAATAAGCAAAAAGAAAAAGCCTGCAAAGCGTGCGGGCGGAGCCAAGCGTAAAAAAGCAACAGGTCCGAAAAAAGCAAGTAAGAAAAAAGCGCCATTACGAAAAAAACAAGCAAAAAATCTAAAATAAATAGTTTTTCCTAAGGACGAAGAAAGGGTTATTGTATGAAATTGAGAATAATTCCAATGTTGCTTATGCTGGTGACCTTATCAACAACATCTTTTATTTTTTCAACAGCGCAAGAGCCTCGATCAGATGAGCAACCGCAAGCAGTACTAGATCAACTTCCTGATGGAGTAGTTGTTGCAATAGGAGCGGCAAATGGTCCAATGGGTCGTGGCTATTTAAAAAATGATGGGGGACTTTTTACCTTCGTTAAAGGTAATAGTTATGAAGATAAGCCTGAGTTTAAGTACCAAATAGTTCGCCAAGGAAATGTGATTGGTGTCAAATCAATAGTGTCAGGCAAGATTTTGCGTTCTTCAAAGAGCATGGGATACGCATTAAAATTTGATGCAGCAGACATGAGTTCTCCAGAAGCACAATTTGTTTTGTGGGCTCCTTCGAATCAAAAAGATCTTTCGCGTATATGGTTGTACAATCGAGCAACACAAGGGTTTATTAGTGTACGCAACAGGCCTGATGAGGTTGTAACCTATGATCATACCAACACAGGTGCACAACATGCTCCATGGGAAGAACTTTTTCTTGAAGTTAAGACTTCAGTGCCAGCTCCAACACCTGCTCCTGTGTCAGTAGATGTTGCAGTACCAACTGTCGCTGATCTAAAGAGTGCGCAGGATGAACTGAAAAAAGTTGAAGAAGAACTTAAAGGTTTGCGTAAAGAAGTTGATCGCTTAACCGCTTTACTCGCTCAAGAAACCAAGAAAAAGTCGGTCTCTGATGAAGAGATGGGTAAATTAAAAGTTTGTGATCTTGAAAAAGCTGAGCTCATGAAAAAAGTTGTTCATGCAGAGGCTGAGCGTGAACGCTTGTTTACTATGTTGATGCAAGCCGTTGAGCAGTTGCGAGCATTGATGAATCGTGTCAAACAAGGAGAAACGCTCACGGTTAAAGCGGTTATGGCTGCAGCACCACTTGCAACAACTCCTGTGGGGGTAGTTCCTGGAGTAGTAACTCCTGTAGAACCTGTAGCACCAAAACCAGCTGTGAAAAAGGCTCCAGTAAAAAAGAAAAAAGCTATAAAGAAAAAAGCTAAGAAAGCAAAGAAATCTGCCAAGAAAAAAACGAAGAAAGCTGGCAAAAAAGCTTCAAACAAAAAAATAAGCAAAAAGAAAAAACCTGCAAAGCGTGCGGGCGCAGCCAAGCGTAAAAAAGCCTCAAAGAAGAAGGCAGCGCTTAAAAAATAAAAATAAAAAGAGAGAACAGAGATTTTGAATTTTGTAGAAAGGGAACATGTGAAGATACTCTCAAATAAGTTTTATTTTCGTATGCTTTTATTAGTGACTGGTGCATTGCATTGTGCAATAGGATCTTCTATTGCGAGCTCCGATCCTCTAGCGATCGAAAAGTTAACAGGAATTTTGAACATCTTGCCGTATGATCAGGCTGATGCTTCAGACCCAACAAATGTTAATCAAAAATATATTCTTGGATTAATTCCAGACAAGCCCGTTGAAGTAAATAAAGTTGCCATTGAGCACAGTTTTTACAGGCCATCATGTAATATATCTCCTGATGGGAAGTACAATCAATTTTTTATTGGATGGGGCCCTCATATTTATTGGACTCCCAATGAAAATAAAGAGATTATCTGGAAGCATCCAGGTGGTCCTCAGTATCCAGAAAAAAGAACGGTTCAGGGAGATCAGTGGAATTTTGAAATAAAATTTGTTGAAGATGATTCTGAGATTTACAAGAAATTTCCACGTGAAATATATGTCGGAACGATTAAGCATGTAGCTACAGGTTTATATCTTACAGCATATCCAAAAGCTGGTTCTCGCCCGCAATTAAAGCCCCAGTCGGGTGGAAAAGAGCAGAAGTTTTATTTTGTTATGACTTACAATCAAAGACCAGATGTAACTTCAAGACCTGTACCAACTCCAACTCCAGCGCCTGCTCCTGTAGTTGTACCAACACCTGCACCAATTGTTCCAGCAAAGCCAGACTACAGTGTTAAAATTCAAAGAATAAAAAACAGAATCAGCAAGCTCAAAGAAGAGTGCGACCGTCTACGCAAAGAAATTGATAATTTGAATCAAGCATTAGCAAATTTGAAATCTGGAAATCAAGATCCAATTCAAGCAAGTATCAGTGTTTGTGAACAATCAAAAGCTCATTTAGTAAAACGACTTGCATTTATTGAGCAAGATCGTGCACAACTTAAAGAACAATTATTGCAAGCGCTTGAGCAGATGCGCGCATTGATGGAGCGCATTAAGCAAGGCAAGCCTGTAACGATTGAAATTATTGAGCAGAAAGCACCAATAGCCGCAGCGCCCGTTGCAGAACTTTATGTACCAGCTGCACAAGCAGCAGCGGTAAAAAAAGCTGAAGCAAAGAAAGTGAAGAAGGCCAAGGCAGCAAAAAAAGGTAAGAAAGCCAAGAAGGGTAAGAAAGCTCAAAAGAAGACTGCCAAAAAAAAGACCTCTAAAAAACCTGCTAAAAAAGGTGCCGCTCAAAAAAAGAGTTCAAGAAAACAAGTAAAGAAAGTTGCTGCAAAAAATAAAACTGCAGTAAAAAAATAGACCTTTGGCCTCAAGAACAGGATGATGCGTGGCGGGATTAACAGTCTCGCCATTTTTCTATTCAAAGCGTTATAGGTATTTCTAAGATCTTGTTTTTATACAAGAGCTCAGGGTAAATTTATTTGGTTATTTTTAGTTTTGATAAATCAAAAAAGTAAGGGTTATAAGTATGATAAAAAATATTTTCAAAGTTACTCTGATATTAGTTATAGCCGTTACAACATTCAGACAGCAAGATCTTTTGTCGAGTTCTTCTGTGACGCTTACCCCTTTTAAGAGCTTTGATTACGGAAGAGTGAATCTCATGAGCGCTGCTTGGAGCCCTAACGGAGAGATGTTAGCGCTTGGTGGTAATGGTCCAATCAGCACAAGTGGTACAATTGACTTTATGAATGATCATGAGTTGCGTGTGTGTCATTATTTGCAGGGTGAGTTCAAAAATTTTGCCAGTAGTCCTTATAAGCCATACATTTTTACAGTTGCTTGGTCACCGAATGGTAAGCATCTTGTGGTGGGCGGAAACACAGGATCTGCTGCAAATGCCAGTGACCTTCAGGTATTTAGTATAACGGGTAAAACTTCAATGGTTATGGTTACAAGTGTTGACTATGGTTATGACAATCATATTTTAAATGCAGCATGGTCTCCTGATGGGAAATTTATTGCATTTGGAGGGGATGGTGCTCAGCAAACTGGTGGATTTAATAATCGAGATGGGCTAAGAATATATGGATTTGATGGAGTAACATTAACTCCTATCACCAGTCAGTCATACGGACCAACAGCTCCAGGTGGATATGGATGTCAAATTTTTCAGGTGGCATGGTCACCAGATGGAAAGACTCTTGCAATTGGAGGATTTGCTCCAGCAGCAGCAGGTGGATTTAATAATACTCATGGTTTAAGGCTGTATAGCTTTGATGGAAAAAATCTGACTCCTTTGACAAGTGAAGATTATGGTGATGTTATTTATGCATTAGCATGGTCTCCTGATGGCTCTAAGCTTGCAGTTGGTGGTATTGGTGTTCGACCAGCTTCTGGTATTTTTGCAAATAACAACTCTTTACGAATTTATAATTTTGCTGGAGGAGCTTTAACTCCTGTGGCAAGCGATTCTTGTGGTCCTGAAGTTCGTTCAATTAAATGGTTTGCAAATGGCAAGTCTTTAATTGTTGCTGGACGATTAGACCCTAATAATAAAGAAGGTTTTGGTAATCAGTATGAAGTGAAAATATATGGTTTTGATAACCAAGCACTTACTCCATTGGCAGGACAAAGTTATGGAAACATCGTTTTCACGGTTGCATTAAGCCCTGATGAAAAAACTTTGGTGGTTGGAGGTAATCCTCCTACCGCCAATACAGGAGGATTTACTGATTACAAAATGGTTAGAGTTTATGCATTGAGTAGTCAAGATAAAAATCCAATACCAGCACCTGTAGTTCCACCAGCACAATTCCCTAAGCCTGCCCCTGTAGCTCTAGCTGTACCAGTTGCAGTGCTCCCAGCAAAACCAGACTACAGTGTTAACATTCAAAGAATAAAAAATAGGATTAGCAAAATAAAAGAAGAGTGCGACCGTTTACGTAAAGAAATTGAGAATCTGAATCAGGCACTAGTAAACTTGAAATCTGGTAATCAAGATCCGATTCAAGCGAGCATGAGTGTTTGTGAACAATCAAAAACTCATTTAGCAAAACGTCTTGCATTTATTGAGCAAGATCGCGCACAACTTAAAGAACAATTATTGCAAGCGCTTGAGCAGATGCGCGCATTGATGGATCGCATTAAGCAAGGCAAGCCTGTAACGATTGAAATTATTGAGCAGAAAGCACCAATAGCCGCAGCGCCCGTTGCGGAGCTTTATGTACCAGCAGCACAAGCAGCAGCTCAAAAGAAAGATGGAGTTAAGAAAGTTAAGAAGCGTAAGAAGGCTGCTAAGAAAAATAAGAAACCAAAGACTAAAAAATCAAAGAAGACTGCTAAGAACGATGCTCGTGGTGGCGTGCAGCGCAAAGGGAGTGCACCCCGAAAAGCTCCAGTAAAAAAATCTGTATCAAAAAAAGCAATACAGCCGGTAAAAAATAAAACTGCAGTAAAAAAATAACGTTATAAAATAGAGAATAAAGTAATGAGCAATGGCGGGATTAACAGTCTCGCCATTTTTCGATTCAAAGCAGTGTCTTATTTCTAAAATCTTGTTTTTGATGGCTATGCGTATGTTAAAATTTTTTAACATACATAACTTTGAATAAGAATAAATAAGGCGTGAAAGGATTGATGGATGAAAAAAATAATTAATTTCTTGGTAATAGTTTTAATAAGTACTTTAAGTACCTGGTCTTTGCTACTGGGAGCCCCTGAGCCTGTTCAAGATGGCAGTACTTTGACGCTTTTAGATAAACTACAAGATGGGACTGTTATTACACTTCCAGTGACTATTAACCCTCCGAATATTTATAGTAATCAATCTGATGTAGGATACTTTGGTGTCCCAAATAATA includes:
- a CDS encoding PD40 domain-containing protein — its product is MIKNIFKVTLILVIAVTTFRQQDLLSSSSVTLTPFKSFDYGRVNLMSAAWSPNGEMLALGGNGPISTSGTIDFMNDHELRVCHYLQGEFKNFASSPYKPYIFTVAWSPNGKHLVVGGNTGSAANASDLQVFSITGKTSMVMVTSVDYGYDNHILNAAWSPDGKFIAFGGDGAQQTGGFNNRDGLRIYGFDGVTLTPITSQSYGPTAPGGYGCQIFQVAWSPDGKTLAIGGFAPAAAGGFNNTHGLRLYSFDGKNLTPLTSEDYGDVIYALAWSPDGSKLAVGGIGVRPASGIFANNNSLRIYNFAGGALTPVASDSCGPEVRSIKWFANGKSLIVAGRLDPNNKEGFGNQYEVKIYGFDNQALTPLAGQSYGNIVFTVALSPDEKTLVVGGNPPTANTGGFTDYKMVRVYALSSQDKNPIPAPVVPPAQFPKPAPVALAVPVAVLPAKPDYSVNIQRIKNRISKIKEECDRLRKEIENLNQALVNLKSGNQDPIQASMSVCEQSKTHLAKRLAFIEQDRAQLKEQLLQALEQMRALMDRIKQGKPVTIEIIEQKAPIAAAPVAELYVPAAQAAAQKKDGVKKVKKRKKAAKKNKKPKTKKSKKTAKNDARGGVQRKGSAPRKAPVKKSVSKKAIQPVKNKTAVKK